In Streptomyces sp. NBC_00344, the genomic window CTCCGGTGGCGATGCCGGCCGCTGAACTCCTTGCGTGGTGCGCCGGATGGCCGGCCGGCTGGATCGCAGCGGTGGCGCGAGGCGGCGCCTCGCTTCCCGGGGCGCAGATCGACTGGCCCGGCGGCTGGGCCGGAGCACTGTTGCTCGCCGCCGTCACGGCCGTACTGGTTCCGGCCGCCCGCCGGCTGTGCCGGCGCCCCTGGGCCTGCGTCGTCTGCGCCGTTCTGCTGCTGCTCGCGGTCCTGCGGCCCGCGCCCCTCACCCGGATGGTCACCGGCTGGCCGCCGCCCCACTGGGAGTACGCGATGTGCGATGTCGGCCAGGGAGACGCCACCGTGCTGGCCGCGGGACCCGGCTCGGCCGTCGTCATCGACGCGGGCCCCGATCCACGGCGTGCCGACCGCTGCCTGCGCGAACTCGGCGTCACCCGGATTCCGCTCGTTCTGCTCACACACTTCCACGCCGACCACGTAGCAGGCCTGCCCGGTGTGCTGCGGGGCAGGGCGGTCGGTTCGATCGAGACGACGGCCCTGCAGGACCCGCCTGAACAGGCCGCGTTCGTCCATCGGCTGGCGGCGGCCGCCCACATTCCTGTCGTCCCGGCGCGATCCGGGGAACAACGCCGTATCGAGCGGCTCAGCTGGCAGGTGCTGTGGCCACCGGGCCCGTCCGGGGGCATCCTCGACGGCCCGAATGACGCAAGTGTCACCCTGCTGGTCCGTACCGCCGGGCTGACCCTGCTGCTGCCCGGCGACCTCGAACCACCGGCGCAGGAAGCGCTGTTGCGCACCTATGCCACGCTGCCGCCGGTGGACGTGCTCAAGGTGGCCCACCACGGTTCCGGCTTCCAGGACCCAGACCTGCTGCGGGCCGCGCACCCCAGGCTGGCGCTCATCAGCTGCGGCCGGGACAACCCGTACGGGCACCCGGCTCCCCGTACGGTCGCGGCGCTGCGGGCGGGCGGCGCCGAGGTGCTGCGCACCGATACGGACGGGTCCATCGCGGTGACCGGCAGCGGGCCCGCCCTGCGGGCGATACCCGCAGGGCGCTGACACGCGCCGGCCAGGCCCCCCGACCAGGCATGTGCCCCCACCGGGGGCCCGCCCCCGCCCCCCAGACCGGCCGGCCCCGCTCGCCGGGCCCGCCGCCTTACCGGCCTGCCCTGCCTTGCCCGCCCCTCCCGCCCGGACGGTGCTCCCCCCGGCAGGACCTCACGGCCAGCGGAATCAGTCGAGCCAGCGGCCGTCCCTCATCAGGTCACGGCCCGCGAGTTCGTTCACCTCGCGCCAGGCCTGGATCACCTGGGGTGTCACGCGCAGGTACACATACGGCTTCTCGGCGCGCGGGTCCCAGACCAGCTTGGCGGCGAAGGCGTCGGCAGCCGCGGTGATCCGTCGTCGGCGACCAGCTCGGCTGTGCCCTCGATCAGCACCACGTCCCTGGTGTGGCCGAGGGTGACCCTGACCCGTCCGGTCGGCGTCAGGTTGCGGGCGGTCGGATTGGTGCGCCGGGTGCAGATCACCAGATCGCCCTCGAGCCAGACGAACGACAACGGGACCAGGCAGGGTTCACCGTCGGCGGACGCCGAGGCGAACCACGCGTCATCGTCCTTCTCCAGCCGGTCGAGAGTGTCCTGGCGTCGCTGCGTCCTGCCGCGGGCCGGCTCCGGGGTCGTCATGACCGAGCACACTAGGGGCTCGGCACCACCGGCGGATCGGGCTGCGGTCCTAGGTCGCGGGACGCATGGCGCACCCGTTCGAGCGGGACAAGACTGTGTGCATGGACACCCCGCAGCAGCCGCCGCCCTCGTCGCCGCAGCAGCCCTCGCAGCCCGGACCCCCGTGGGTGGAGGCGTACCTGGGCCGCATCGGGGCCCGCCACCCGGCGGCACCGGATGCCGCGGCTCTGCGTGAGCTGCATGTGCGGCACCTGCTGACGGTGCCCTTCGAGAACCTCGCGATCCACCTCGGCGAGGACATCGTGCTCGCCGAGAAGCCACTCGTCGACAAGATCGTGGGCGCTCGGCGGGGTGGCTTCTGTTACGAGCTGAACGGCGCCTTCGCGGCGCTGCTGCGGGCCCTGGGGTTCAGCGTGACGCTGCTCCAGGCCAGGGTGCACGGCGCGGACGGCGGGCTCGGTATCCCGTACGACCATCTGGTACTCAGGGTCGGGACGGCGGACGGAACAGGCCCGTGGCTGGCCGACATCGGCTTCGGCGACCACAGCCACCACCCCCTCGACCTGGCGGCGCAGGGGGAGCAACAGGACCCCGGCGGCGCATTCCGGATCCAGGAGGCCCCCGACGGTGACTTCGACGTCGTACGTGACGGCAAGCCGCAGTACCGGGTGGACCCGCGGTCGCGGGAACTCGCCGACTTCGAGGCCGGGGCCTGGTACCACCGGACCTCGCCCGACTCCCACTTCACCCGGTCACTCATCTGCTCCCGGCTCAGTGAGCAGGGGCGGATCACCCTCAGCGGCGGTCGGCTCCTCACCACCGCTCAGGGCGAGAAGCACGCGACCGAACTGGACACCGACGAGCGGGTTCTCGCTGCCTACCGGGACAATTTCGGCATCGCCCTGGACCGGGTGCCGGTGCTTCGCGCGTTCCCGCGCGACAGCGCCGGCTGAACCACTCGGCAGCCGCGCCCGCCGAACCACATGGCAGCAGCCAGGCAACCGGGCAGCGAGACAACCGGGCCGCCAGGCGCTGTCAGGGCGCTTCCAGCCACCCCTCGTACTCCGCCGCGAACAGGTCCAGCGCCGCGGGGTCCAGCCGGCGGTCCGGGTCCTCGACGACGACCAGCCACTGGGCGTCCTCGGCGTCGTCCTCACCGGCCAGTGCGTCGCGGACGAGCTGAGGCGTCTCGCCGACGCCGAAGCGGTCGGCGAGCTCCACCGCCACCTCGTCCGCGGTCTCGCGGTCGGGCAGCACCAGTACATGTCTCACATCGCTCACCCGGCCATTCTCCGGTACGGCGGGGGAGAGGCGGTGCGCGGGCCGGGCCCGCGGCCACTGTCGGTGCACCGTGGGATGCTGGACCGCGATGGCCACCAGAAGGAATTCCACCGACGAACCGCTTGCGCCCCTCACCCTCGCTGTCGGGCAGGAGGATCTGCTGCTCGACCGTGCCGTGCAGCAGGTGGTCGCCGCGGCCCGCGCCGCCGACCCCGAGACGGATGTCCGCGACCTCACGTCCGAGCAGCTCCAGCCCGGCACCCTCGACGAGCTGACCAGCCCTTCGCTGTTCTCGGAGCGCAAGGTCGTGATCGTCCGGAATGCCCAGGACCTCACCGCCGACACGGTCAAGGACGTCAAGAAGTACCTGGCAGCTCCCGCCGAGGAGATCACCCTGGTGCTGCTGCACGCGGGCGGCGTCAAGGGCAAGGGGCTGCTGGACGCGGCGCGCAAGGCGGGGGCCCGCGAGGTCGCCTGCCCGAAGACGACCAAGGCGGCCGAGCGGCTCTCCTTCGTACGGTCGGAATTCCGCGCCCTGGGCCGGTCCGCCACGGCCGAGGCGTGCCAGGCGCTCGTCGACTCCATCGGCAGCGATCTGCGGGAGCTCGCCAGCGCGGCCTCCCAGCTGGTCGCGGACGTCGAAGGCACCATCGACGAGGCCGTCGTCGGACGTTATTACACCGGCCGGGCGGAGGCCTCCAGCTTCACGGTCGCCGACCGGGCGGTCGAGGGCCGCGCGGCCGACGCGCTGGAAGCCCTGCGATGGTCCCTCTCGACCGGTGTCGCACCCGTCCTCATCACCAGCGCGCTGGCGCAGGGTGTGCGGGCGATCGGCAAGCTCTCATCGGCGCGGGGCGGTGGCCGGCCCGCGGATCTCGCGAGGGAGCTGGGCATGCCGCCCTGGAAGATCGACCGGGTGCGGCAGCAGATGCGTGGCTGGACACCGGACGGTGTCTGCACCGCCCTGCAGGCCGTGGCCGAAGCGGACGCAGGGGTCAAGGGCGGCGGCGA contains:
- a CDS encoding arylamine N-acetyltransferase family protein — protein: MDTPQQPPPSSPQQPSQPGPPWVEAYLGRIGARHPAAPDAAALRELHVRHLLTVPFENLAIHLGEDIVLAEKPLVDKIVGARRGGFCYELNGAFAALLRALGFSVTLLQARVHGADGGLGIPYDHLVLRVGTADGTGPWLADIGFGDHSHHPLDLAAQGEQQDPGGAFRIQEAPDGDFDVVRDGKPQYRVDPRSRELADFEAGAWYHRTSPDSHFTRSLICSRLSEQGRITLSGGRLLTTAQGEKHATELDTDERVLAAYRDNFGIALDRVPVLRAFPRDSAG
- the holA gene encoding DNA polymerase III subunit delta, with product MATRRNSTDEPLAPLTLAVGQEDLLLDRAVQQVVAAARAADPETDVRDLTSEQLQPGTLDELTSPSLFSERKVVIVRNAQDLTADTVKDVKKYLAAPAEEITLVLLHAGGVKGKGLLDAARKAGAREVACPKTTKAAERLSFVRSEFRALGRSATAEACQALVDSIGSDLRELASAASQLVADVEGTIDEAVVGRYYTGRAEASSFTVADRAVEGRAADALEALRWSLSTGVAPVLITSALAQGVRAIGKLSSARGGGRPADLARELGMPPWKIDRVRQQMRGWTPDGVCTALQAVAEADAGVKGGGDDAEYALEKAVVAVARAARSGR